From a region of the Apis cerana isolate GH-2021 linkage group LG13, AcerK_1.0, whole genome shotgun sequence genome:
- the LOC108004028 gene encoding alpha-amylase 4N isoform X1, with amino-acid sequence MMPAIVLLLALLTLAAGEISHNDPHFAPGHDAIVHLFEWKWGDVAKECEQFLGPVGFGGVQVSPVQENIVIDKRPWWERYQPISYKWVTRSGTREQFIDMVARCNKAGVRIYVDVIMNHMSGDWNDARGTGNSRANTYNFDYPQVPYTVKNFHPRCAVNNYNDPSNVRNCELVGLHDLDQSQEYVRSKLVDFLDDLVAVGVAGFRVDAAKHMWPSDLKTIYSRVRNLNTTHGFPKNARPYIFQEVIDYGNEAISKREYNEMAAVIEFKYSYEISNAFRGNNNLKWLVNWGEQWGFLPSKDSLVFVDNHDTQRDNPQILTYKYSKQYKMAVAFMLSHPFGTPRIMSSFDFQSKDQGPPNDGNGNILSPVIHDNICSNGWICEHRWRQIFNMVRFRNLVKGTRIDNWWDNGSNQIAFSRGCSGFVAFNGDRYDLKRNLKVCLPPGHYCDVISGNLENGRCTGKVVTVQSDGNAGIEIGAGEEDGVLAIHVKVSEFDKK; translated from the exons ATGATGCCCGCGATCGTGTTATTGTTGGCACTGCTCACGTTGGCAGCGGGTGAAATTTCTCACAATGACCCACATTTTGCTCCTGGCCACGACGCTATCGTCCATCTCTTCGAATGGAAATGGGGCGACGTTGCGAAAGAGTGCGAACAATTCCTTGGACCTGTAGGTTTTGGTGGAGTTCAG GTATCACCGGTACAAGAGAACATAGTGATCGACAAGAGGCCATGGTGGGAACGTTATCAACCGATTTCCTACAAATGGGTCACGCGATCGGGCACGCGAGAACAATTCATCGATATGGTGGCGAGATGTAACAAAGCGGGTGTACGGATCTACGTGGACGTCATAATGAACCATATGTCCGGTGATTGGAACGACGCACGCGGTACAGGGAACTCGAGGGCGAACACGTACAATTTCGACTATCCGCAAGTGCCCTACACCGTGAAAAATTTCCACCCTCGTTGCGCAGTGAACAATTACAACGATCCGTCAAACGTGAGGAACTGCGAGTTGGTTGGTCTCCACGACTTGGATCAGAGCCAGGAGTACGTCAGGTCGAAGCTTGTTGACTTCCTCGACGATCTGGTTGCAGTTGGTGTTGCCGGTTTTCG AGTCGATGCTGCGAAACACATGTGGCCGAGCGATTTGAAAACGATTTACTCGAGAGTGAGAAATCTGAACACGACGCACGGTTTCCCTAAAAATGCACGACCGTACATATTCCAAGAGGTGATCGATTACGGGAACGAGGCAATCTCGAAACGGGAGTACAACGAAATGGCGGCGGTGATCGAgttcaaatattcatatgaAATTTCCAATGCGTTTCGGGGGAACAATAATCTGAAATGGTTGGTAAACTGGGGAGAGCAATGGGGTTTCTTACCTTCGAAGGATTCTCTCGTTTTCGTCGACAATCACGACACCCAACGCGACAATCCTCAAATCCTCACTTACAAATACTCCAAACAGTACAAG atGGCTGTCGCATTCATGCTGTCCCATCCATTCGGCACCCCACGAATAATGAGCTCCTTCGACTTCCAAAGCAAGGATCAAGGACCGCCTAACGACGGCAATGGCAACATTCTGTCGCCTGTGATCCACGACAACATTTGCAGCAACGGATGGATCTGCGAACACCGTTGGAGGCAAATCTTTAACATGGTTCGTTTCCGCAATTTGGTCAAAGGAACGAGGATCGATAATTGGTGGGATAACGGAAGCAATCAAATCGCATTCAGTCGGGGATGTTCCGGATTTGTCGCGTTCAACGGAGATCGATACGATCTGAAGCGAAATCTGAAAGTCTGTCTACCTCCTGGCCACTATTGCGACGTGATTTCTGGTAATTTGGAGAACGGAAGATGCACTGGCAAGGTTGTCACTGTGCAATCGGATGGAAATGCTGGTATAGAGATCGGTGCAGGAGAAGAGGATGGAGTTCTTGCCATTCACGTTAAGGTGAGTGAGTTTGATAAGAAGTAA
- the LOC108004028 gene encoding alpha-amylase 4N isoform X2, with amino-acid sequence MMPAIVLLLALLTLAAGEISHNDPHFAPGHDAIVHLFEWKWGDVAKECEQFLGPVGFGGVQVSPVQENIVIDKRPWWERYQPISYKWVTRSGTREQFIDMVARCNKAGVRIYVDVIMNHMSGDWNDARGTGNSRANTYNFDYPQVPYTVKNFHPRCAVNNYNDPSNVRNCELVGLHDLDQSQEYVRSKLVDFLDDLVAVGVAGFRVDAAKHMWPSDLKTIYSRVRNLNTTHGFPKNARPYIFQEVIDYGNEAISKREYNEMAAVIEFKYSYEISNAFRGNNNLKWLVNWGEQWGFLPSKDSLVFVDNHDTQRDNPQILTYKYSKQYKMAVAFMLSHPFGTPRIMSSFDFQSKDQGPPNDGNGNILSPVIHDNICSNGWICEHRWRQIFNMVRFRNLVKGTRIDNWWDNGSNQIAFSRGCSGFVAFNGDRYDLKRNLKVCLPPGHYCDVISGNLENGRCTGKVVTVQSDGNAGIEIGAGEEDGVLAIHVKAKMA; translated from the exons ATGATGCCCGCGATCGTGTTATTGTTGGCACTGCTCACGTTGGCAGCGGGTGAAATTTCTCACAATGACCCACATTTTGCTCCTGGCCACGACGCTATCGTCCATCTCTTCGAATGGAAATGGGGCGACGTTGCGAAAGAGTGCGAACAATTCCTTGGACCTGTAGGTTTTGGTGGAGTTCAG GTATCACCGGTACAAGAGAACATAGTGATCGACAAGAGGCCATGGTGGGAACGTTATCAACCGATTTCCTACAAATGGGTCACGCGATCGGGCACGCGAGAACAATTCATCGATATGGTGGCGAGATGTAACAAAGCGGGTGTACGGATCTACGTGGACGTCATAATGAACCATATGTCCGGTGATTGGAACGACGCACGCGGTACAGGGAACTCGAGGGCGAACACGTACAATTTCGACTATCCGCAAGTGCCCTACACCGTGAAAAATTTCCACCCTCGTTGCGCAGTGAACAATTACAACGATCCGTCAAACGTGAGGAACTGCGAGTTGGTTGGTCTCCACGACTTGGATCAGAGCCAGGAGTACGTCAGGTCGAAGCTTGTTGACTTCCTCGACGATCTGGTTGCAGTTGGTGTTGCCGGTTTTCG AGTCGATGCTGCGAAACACATGTGGCCGAGCGATTTGAAAACGATTTACTCGAGAGTGAGAAATCTGAACACGACGCACGGTTTCCCTAAAAATGCACGACCGTACATATTCCAAGAGGTGATCGATTACGGGAACGAGGCAATCTCGAAACGGGAGTACAACGAAATGGCGGCGGTGATCGAgttcaaatattcatatgaAATTTCCAATGCGTTTCGGGGGAACAATAATCTGAAATGGTTGGTAAACTGGGGAGAGCAATGGGGTTTCTTACCTTCGAAGGATTCTCTCGTTTTCGTCGACAATCACGACACCCAACGCGACAATCCTCAAATCCTCACTTACAAATACTCCAAACAGTACAAG atGGCTGTCGCATTCATGCTGTCCCATCCATTCGGCACCCCACGAATAATGAGCTCCTTCGACTTCCAAAGCAAGGATCAAGGACCGCCTAACGACGGCAATGGCAACATTCTGTCGCCTGTGATCCACGACAACATTTGCAGCAACGGATGGATCTGCGAACACCGTTGGAGGCAAATCTTTAACATGGTTCGTTTCCGCAATTTGGTCAAAGGAACGAGGATCGATAATTGGTGGGATAACGGAAGCAATCAAATCGCATTCAGTCGGGGATGTTCCGGATTTGTCGCGTTCAACGGAGATCGATACGATCTGAAGCGAAATCTGAAAGTCTGTCTACCTCCTGGCCACTATTGCGACGTGATTTCTGGTAATTTGGAGAACGGAAGATGCACTGGCAAGGTTGTCACTGTGCAATCGGATGGAAATGCTGGTATAGAGATCGGTGCAGGAGAAGAGGATGGAGTTCTTGCCATTCACGTTAAG GCTAAAATGGCGTAA